One segment of Platichthys flesus chromosome 15, fPlaFle2.1, whole genome shotgun sequence DNA contains the following:
- the LOC133969164 gene encoding leucine-rich repeat neuronal protein 4 — MSAASRVGPFPPVIVCLFFISGCSPLPTASQVAGTNPMGRPRPHGFSIEALRLSTEDYYQFEDTTTTLVPGGGPPDVVSPQRCKYDPCLEGQVSCSVLRESTKCSCPGHTLHNQAPEAPNLRSVSWNGSDVVIQWCAPYSYVTTYLVTVGGKQRQIFGKEKRSGGLGLVETIAEVCVVAENESGSSPGSCVMYHPRDSSLALKAGLTGGALGFLLLLLLAVLLWRHKRQRKQEASISMRDTADTQ; from the coding sequence ATGTCAGCTGCCAGCAGGGTCGGTCCTTTTCCCCCGGTGATCGTCTGCCTGTTTTTCATCAGCGGTTGCTCTCCCCTGCCAACGGCATCACAAGTCGCAGGCACGAATCCCATGGGACGGCCGAGGCCACATGGGTTTTCCATCGAGGCCCTCCGACTTTCCACAGAAGATTACTACCAATTTGAGGACACGACCACCACCCTTGTACCCGGAGGAGGTCCTCCAGATGTAGTGTCTCCTCAACGATGCAAATACGACCCCTGTCTCGAGGGTCAGGtctcctgctctgtgctgcGAGAATCCACCAAATGCTCGTGTCCGGGGCACACTTTACACAACCAGGCTCCGGAGGCTCCCAACCTCAGATCGGTGTCCTGGAACGGGTCGGACGTGGTGATTCAGTGGTGTGCACCTTATTCCTATGTCACAACTTATCTGGTGACAGTAGGGGGCAAGCAGCGGCAGATCTTTGGGAAGGAAAAAAGGAGTGGGGGGTTGGGCCTCGTAGAAACCATTGCAGAGGTCTGTGTGGTCGCCGAGAACGAGAGCGGATCCAGTCCAGGCTCATGTGTGATGTACCACCCCAGAGACAGCAGTCTGGCCCTGAAAGCAGGACTCACCGGGGGAGCGCTGGGCTTCCTGCTACTCCTCTTGTTGGCCGTCTTGCTCTGGAGGCACAAGAGGCAAAGGAAACAGGAGGCCAGCATCTCTATGCGTGACACTGCTGATACGCAGTGA
- the si:ch1073-224n8.1 gene encoding zinc finger protein 70 has translation MTSRRTGYAGGMDPSPSNSGSIHSGNRKQSIINIPGRTDSCYDRKPDKAAYGAAQGNMTVTSLKSRLAPTIQTAMSAAVDTLLGEVVLVLNETQQELLHKEQENERLKVRLEVSERELKTLQECLSSAQKLIDQLQVSYGGPQSIGQSVFAPSLSSMASLTSGLDRDHQNPRNVNGAGVDLGLGGSVDESLHGFEPRDDYKMCQLSIQPDGSVTNHALDSFTSNASHMCSDSSRPDERQSQGPGGPTRFEIKEEQGLVPGSGQPGRKDSDDGERSSHNVGDLNYVQVGEGASQRSFTHPLRHQRPVRDCSVALQQGGLDGHKALARTPGRGDSVSPGRADDSAGPSAPDTVVDPALDRPHHCLECGKTFRLISSLKKHIRIHTGEKPYPCGVCGRRFRESGALKTHLRIHTGEKPYSCSECGNCFRHLDGLRKHRRTHTGEKPYVCAICGKRLSRLQHLKHHQLIHTGERPCCCPFCNRSFKEPAALRKHIRTHREEGGHLGIGVVEETDPDAIDDMNNLHPAAPSPQMRFGEWGAEEDDSSVADCV, from the exons ATGACTTCCAGGAGGACGGGCTATGCGGGTGGCATGGACCCCTCTCCATCGAACAGCGGCTCCATCCACAGTGGGAACCGCAAGCAAAGCATCATCAACATCCCCGGCAGGACCGACTCCTGTTACGATCGCAAACCCGACAAGGCGGCGTACGGAGCTGCGCAGGGCAACATGACCGTCACGTCGCTCAAGTCCCGCCTGGCCCCGACCATTCAGACCGCCATGTCCGCCGCGGTGGACACCCTGCTGGGCGAGGTGGTGCTGGTCCTCAACGAGACCcagcaggagctgctgcacaaGGAGCAGGAGAACGAGAGGCTGAAGGTGCGACTCGAGGTGTCGGAGCGGGAGCTGAAGACGCTGCAGGAGTGTCTGAGCAGCGCCCAGAAGCTCATCGACCAGCTGCAGGTCTCGTACGGGGGCCCTCAGTCCATCGGTCAGTCCGTGTTCGCCCCGTCTCTGTCTTCCATGGCCTCCCTGACCTCGGGTCTGGACCGGGACCACCAGAACCCCCGGAACGTGAACGGAGCCGGCGTGGACCTGGGTCTCGGTGGCTCTGTGGACGAGTCGCTTCACGGGTTCGAGCCCAGGGATGACTACAAAATGTGCCAGCTATCGATCCAACCAGACGGCTCTGTGACCAACCACGCGCTGGACTCCTTCACGTCCAACGCGTCTCACATGTGCTCCGATTCCAGCCGGCCAG ACGAGAGGCAGTCTCAGGGACCCGGCGGACCGACCAGGTTTGAGATCAAAGAGGAGCAGGGACTGGTTCCAGGCTCCGGTCAGCCCGGCAGGAAGGATTCGGACGACGGAGAGCGGTCGTCTCACAACGTCGGTGACCTCAACTACGTTCAGGTGGGGGAGGGAGCTTCTCAGCGTTCATTTACTCACCCCCTGCGGCACCAGAGGCCTGTGCGAGACTGCAGCGTTGCCTTGCAGCAGGGCGGACTCGATGGACACAAAGCCCTGGCCAGGACGCCTGGGAGAGGAGACAGCGTGTCGCCCGGCCGAGCCGATGACTCGGCAGGACCTTCTGCCCCTGACACAGTCGTGGATCCCGCTCTGGATCGGCCTCACCACTGTCTGGAGTGTGGAAAGACGTTCCGCTTGATCTCCAGCCTGAAGAAGCACATCCGCATCCACACGGGAGAGAAGCCTTACCCGTGTGGGGTCTGCGGCCGCCGCTTCCGCGAGTCGGGCGCTCTCAAAACGCACCTGCGCATACACACGGGCGAGAAGCCGTACTCTTGCTCCGAGTGCGGGAACTGCTTCCGCCACTTGGACGGCTTGCGGAAGCACCGGCGCACGCACACCGGAGAGAAGCCCTACGTGTGCGCCATCTGCGGGAAGCGCCTGAGCCGCCTGCAGCATCTCAAGCACCaccagctcatccacaccggagAGAGGCCGTGCTGCTGCCCCTTCTGCAACCGCAGCTTCAAGGAGCCCGCGGCGCTGCGCAAACACATCCGCACGCACAGGGAGGAAGGCGGCCACTTGGGAATCGGCGTCGTTGAAGAGACAGACCCGGACGCCATCGATGACATGAACAACCTGCATCCGGCGGCTCCGTCCCCTCAGATGAGGTTCGGAGAgtggggagcagaggaggacgaCAGCTCAGTTGCGGACTGTGTGTAG